Proteins encoded by one window of Aphis gossypii isolate Hap1 chromosome X, ASM2018417v2, whole genome shotgun sequence:
- the LOC114129293 gene encoding uncharacterized protein LOC114129293 — protein MLTRKEELFVKPFQQRLYHQHKVKLKSATARVDTTPPQEWQHIVLKTKKYQKERERCTQILLNNGILWRHLNEIMSTRRVDNRWDYEQPKFFHRVNLFTKSNNKLTVDIEESSESGRVQTEVKNERCIACNPNLSISKANIPEERIPWDPPKKKLSKKLRSLSIHNDGVVKNTKHQVLNKSRQSQQKSTVSKKKIDNKLNINNNIMIETNNYLNYIEINEGSLDLIIKFPSGSKVSMVEGKTKRVLQPNNCQCTRCL, from the exons atgttGACACGTAAAGAAGAATTATTTGTGAAGCCTTTTCAACAAAGATTATATCATCAGCACAAAGTCAAA CTTAAGTCAGCCACTGCGAGGGTAGATACAACACCACCACAAGAATGGCAGCACATAGTGCTGAAgacaaaaaaataccaaaaagaACGAGAGAGgtgtacacaaatattattaaacaacggTATACTGTGGAGACATCTGAACGAAATAATGAGTACCAGACGAGTAGATAACCGTTGGGATTACGAACAACCTAA GTTTTTTCATAGagtcaatttatttacaaaaagtaataataaactaactgTTGACATTGAAGAATCATCAGAGTCTGGTAGAGTTCAAACTGAAGTAAAAAATGAAAGGTGCATTGCATGTAACCCAAATTTGTCAATTTCCAAG GCCAACATACCAGAGGAGAGAATACCATGGGatccaccaaaaaaaaaattatcgaaaaaATTACGGAGTTTATCTATCCATAACGATggg GTTGTAAAGAATACGAAACATCAAGTATTGAATAAGTCTAGGCAGAGTCAGCAAAAAAGtacagtttcaaaaaaaaaaattgataacaagTTAAACATCAATAACAACATAATGATTGAaactaacaattatttaaattatattgaaataaatgaagGTTCATTAGATCTTATCATAAAGTTTCCATCTGGGAGCAAAGTGTCGATGGTCGAAGGGAAAACAAAACGAGTACTTCAGCCTAATAATTGTCAATGTACAAGATGTCTTTGA
- the LOC114129295 gene encoding CCR4-NOT transcription complex subunit 2-like isoform X2, whose protein sequence is MVVPGARGFGASTSPTAHRLLMRHTATTVSERPARSTTNITPSDALPRARKAAEDGARNTVRPTLAGRNVKPRTEASGGQFLRSGTHQMVRSKKKSSSNQSSNNMDPSQFNDSWKIVKHVSGNVADTKMQNRKKMSNVVTQNTANNNSQAHNSMENTMIQHSNWKDHSQMPDLLKQWDFSLILGELYNDIVNGQNSADSLFMPDFNLSPPFNFQSKFNCDNEMPPDLSQSNFPLIDGQILSNNGPRNDFNGKYANAVSAEKSYGMVSDIPGSMLRDQFGIIGHLVSMRAVEYDRKFSTLTYGHDLTSLGMNLNSPENIYTTFAGPFESAPLGPHNIDFDVPPEYRVQDKIKDKLAPINLSKYEEDLLFYLFYTHFGEVMQLSVSDELRIRGWRYHTGYRVWFIPESESIKLDKNGTNKHGIFYVFDPQLWRKVPRELNLG, encoded by the exons ATGGTCGTCCCAGGGGCCCGGGGATTCGGAGCTTCTACCTCACCAACGGCCCATCGCCTGTTGATGCGTCACACGGCGACGACGGTATCCGAGCGCCCGGCTCGGTCGACGACGAACATTACTCCGTCGGACGCACTGCCGCGCGCACGTAAAGCCGCCGAAGACGGAGCTCGTAATACTGTCAGACCGACTTTGGCCGGCCGAAACGTCAAACCGCGAACAGAAG CAAGTGGAGGTCAATTTTTAAGATCAGGCACACACCAAATGGTTAGATCAAAAAAGAAGTCGTCATCCAATCAATCATCAAACAACATGGATCCATCACAGTTCAATGATTCCTGGAAAATTGTGAAACATGTAAGCGGAAATGTAGCAGACACAAAAATGCAAAACcgtaaaaaaatgtctaatgtTGTAACACAGAATAcggcaaataataatagtcaagCTCATAATTCAATGGAAAATACTATGATACAGCACTCTAATTGGAAAGACCATAGCCAGATGCCAGACCTTCTGAAACAATg gGATTTCTCATTAATATTGGGTGAATTATACAATGACATTGTTAATGGTCAAAATTCAGCAGATAGTTTGTTTATGCCTGACTTTAATTTGTCACCaccattcaattttcaatcaaaatttaattgcgATAATGAAATGCCTCCCGATTTAAGTCAATCTAACTTTCCTCTCATCGATGGACAAATTTTATCTAACAATGGACCaagaaatgattttaatgGCAAATATGCTAACGCTGTGTCTGCAGAGAAATCTTATG gtatggTTTCTGACATACCTGGCAGTATGTTACGTGATCAATTTGGAATAATTGGTCATCTGGTTTCTATGAGAGCTGTAGAGTATGATCGTAAATTTTCGACATTAACTTATGGACATGATTTAACATCTCTTGGTATGAACTTGAATTCCCCTGAAAACATTTACACAACATTTGCAGGTCCATTTGAAAGTGCTCCTCTGGGACCACATAACATTGACTTTGATGTACCACCAGAATATAGAGTTCAAGATAAAATCaa GGATAAGTTGGCTCCAATTAACTTGTCCAAGTACGAGGAGGATTTATTGTTCTATCTTTTTTATACTCATTTTGGAGAAGTAATGCAGTTGTCTGTTTCTGATGAATT gCGTATTAGAGGTTGGCGCTACCATACAGGATACCGTGTATGGTTCATTCCTGAGTCTGAATCTATCAAGTTAGATAAAAATGGTACAAATAAACATggcatattttatgtgtttgaTCCACAGTTGTGGCGTAAAGTTCCAAGAGAATTAAATCTTGGTTAG
- the LOC114129295 gene encoding uncharacterized protein LOC114129295 isoform X1: protein MVVPGARGFGASTSPTAHRLLMRHTATTVSERPARSTTNITPSDALPRARKAAEDGARNTVRPTLAGRNVKPRTEASGGQFLRSGTHQMVRSKKKSSSNQSSNNMDPSQFNDSWKIVKHVSGNVADTKMQNRKKMSNVVTQNTANNNSQAHNSMENTMIQHSNWKDHSQMPDLLKQWDFSLILGELYNDIVNGQNSADSLFMPDFNLSPPFNFQSKFNCDNEMPPDLSQSNFPLIDGQILSNNGPRNDFNGKYANAVSAEKSYVKVLKSNAEPSAFKMRKKDFPALPGTQIQMPNVANKQSTMTDSNSERVTANIEPKLFNNLKKNNSRPSCRSLSDTDFHVNGTTVPLSNHVNISIANGMVSDIPGSMLRDQFGIIGHLVSMRAVEYDRKFSTLTYGHDLTSLGMNLNSPENIYTTFAGPFESAPLGPHNIDFDVPPEYRVQDKIKDKLAPINLSKYEEDLLFYLFYTHFGEVMQLSVSDELRIRGWRYHTGYRVWFIPESESIKLDKNGTNKHGIFYVFDPQLWRKVPRELNLG, encoded by the exons ATGGTCGTCCCAGGGGCCCGGGGATTCGGAGCTTCTACCTCACCAACGGCCCATCGCCTGTTGATGCGTCACACGGCGACGACGGTATCCGAGCGCCCGGCTCGGTCGACGACGAACATTACTCCGTCGGACGCACTGCCGCGCGCACGTAAAGCCGCCGAAGACGGAGCTCGTAATACTGTCAGACCGACTTTGGCCGGCCGAAACGTCAAACCGCGAACAGAAG CAAGTGGAGGTCAATTTTTAAGATCAGGCACACACCAAATGGTTAGATCAAAAAAGAAGTCGTCATCCAATCAATCATCAAACAACATGGATCCATCACAGTTCAATGATTCCTGGAAAATTGTGAAACATGTAAGCGGAAATGTAGCAGACACAAAAATGCAAAACcgtaaaaaaatgtctaatgtTGTAACACAGAATAcggcaaataataatagtcaagCTCATAATTCAATGGAAAATACTATGATACAGCACTCTAATTGGAAAGACCATAGCCAGATGCCAGACCTTCTGAAACAATg gGATTTCTCATTAATATTGGGTGAATTATACAATGACATTGTTAATGGTCAAAATTCAGCAGATAGTTTGTTTATGCCTGACTTTAATTTGTCACCaccattcaattttcaatcaaaatttaattgcgATAATGAAATGCCTCCCGATTTAAGTCAATCTAACTTTCCTCTCATCGATGGACAAATTTTATCTAACAATGGACCaagaaatgattttaatgGCAAATATGCTAACGCTGTGTCTGCAGAGAAATCTTATG taaaagtGTTAAAATCAAATGCAGAACCTAGTGCAtttaaaatgagaaaaaagGATTTTCCAGCATTGCCTGGTACTCAAATACAAATGCCTAATGTTGCTAATAAACAGTCTACTATGACAGATTCCAATTCAGAGCGGGTCACAGCAAATATTGaacctaaattgtttaataatcttaagaaaaataattcaaggCCTTCTTGCAGAAGTTTGTCAGATACAGACTTCCATGTGAATGGTACTACTGTACCACTTTCAAATCACGTTAACATATCAATTGCAAATG gtatggTTTCTGACATACCTGGCAGTATGTTACGTGATCAATTTGGAATAATTGGTCATCTGGTTTCTATGAGAGCTGTAGAGTATGATCGTAAATTTTCGACATTAACTTATGGACATGATTTAACATCTCTTGGTATGAACTTGAATTCCCCTGAAAACATTTACACAACATTTGCAGGTCCATTTGAAAGTGCTCCTCTGGGACCACATAACATTGACTTTGATGTACCACCAGAATATAGAGTTCAAGATAAAATCaa GGATAAGTTGGCTCCAATTAACTTGTCCAAGTACGAGGAGGATTTATTGTTCTATCTTTTTTATACTCATTTTGGAGAAGTAATGCAGTTGTCTGTTTCTGATGAATT gCGTATTAGAGGTTGGCGCTACCATACAGGATACCGTGTATGGTTCATTCCTGAGTCTGAATCTATCAAGTTAGATAAAAATGGTACAAATAAACATggcatattttatgtgtttgaTCCACAGTTGTGGCGTAAAGTTCCAAGAGAATTAAATCTTGGTTAG
- the LOC114129290 gene encoding importin subunit alpha-4 isoform X1 → MSDDKVTGHRLQSFKHRGKTEIERRRIRSEATVGLRKNKQEQELMKRRNVGEVLNDDIDLEKPLTEHDLRALVEEAGSTIPDVQLKAIQSARKLLSSDRNPPIDELINSEILPILVRCLDEHNNPTLQFEAAWALTNIASGTSLQTQAVVSAGAVPLFLNLLNSTNQTVCEQAVWALGNIIGDGPQLRDYVISLNVVPRLLLFINPAIPITFMRNVTWVIVNLCRNKDPPPAQHVIDELLPALNYLINNKDINILVDTVWAISYLTDGGNDQIQRVIDSGIVPNLIPLLSHKEVKVQTAALRAIGNIVTGTDEQTQIVLDAGALCHFPALLSHSKEKICKEAVWFLSNVTAGNQVQVQAVIDAGLIPKIITHLSKSEFQTQKEAAWAITNLTISGNSQQVECVISAGVVAPLCALLSCQDSQVIQVVLDGLQNMLKIAGPDVDALANLIEECEGLDKIEQLQNHESVEIYKVAFDIIERYFSEESASPTQPPSCFEFNPATTNTQFKF, encoded by the exons ATGTCTGACGACAAAGTAACCGGTCACCGTCTCCAAAGTTTCAAGCATAGAGGCAAAACCGAAATT GAGAGGCGAAGAATTAGGAGCGAGGCAACTGTCggattaagaaaaaataaacaagaacAAGAGTTAATGAAACGCAGAAATGTCGGTGAAGTACTgaatg aTGATATAGACTTGGAAAAACCATTAACTGAGCATGATCTACGTGCTTTAGTTGAAGAAGCTGGTAGTACTATTCCTGATGTTCAACTTAAAGCCATACAGTCTGCAAGAAAATTGCTATCGTCTGATCGCAACCCACCAATAGATGAACTTATTAACAGTGAAATACTTCCTATATTGGTTCGTTGTTTAGACGAGCATAATAA tccAACATTACAGTTTGAAGCAGCGTGGGCTCTGACTAATATTGCAAGTGGTACATCTCTTCAAACTCAGGCAGTTGTTTCAGCGGGAGCTGTtccattgtttttaaatttattaaattcaactaATCAGACAGTTTGCGAACAAGCAGTTTGGGcactag gaaATATTATTGGTGATGGTCCACAACTACGTGACTATGTTATAAGTTTGAATGTTGTGCCAAGGTTACTTCTCTTTATCAATCCAGCTATACCGATAACATTTATGCGAAATGTTACTTGGGTTATAGTTAACTTGTGTCGAAATAAAGACCCTCCTCCAGCACAACATGTTATAGATGAACTTCTTCCTGctcttaattatttgattaataataaagatattaat attcTTGTTGACACTGTCTGGGCTATCAGCTATTTGACAGACGGAGGTAATGATCAAATTCAAAGAGTTATTGATAGTGGTATAGTACCTAATCtaataccattattatcaCACAAAGAAGTGAag gtgcAAACCGCAGCTTTGCGTGCAATAGGAAATATTGTTACAGGAACCGATGAACAAACACAAATAGTTCTTGATGCTGGTGCATTATGTCATTTTCCAGCTTTACTTTCacattcaaaagaaaaaatatgcaag gaAGCTGTTTGGTTTCTCTCAAATGTTACTGCTGGAAATCAAGTACAAGTTCAAGCTGTCATAGATGCTGGGCtgataccaaaaataattacacatttatcTAAG aGTGAATTCCAAACACAAAAAGAAGCAGCGTGGGCAATTACTAATTTAACTATCAGTGGAAATAGTCAACAAGTAGAATGTGTTATCAGTGCTGGTGTTGTAGCTCCTCTTTGTGCTCTATTGTCATGTCAAGATAGTCAAGTTATTCAAGTTGTTTTAGacggtttacaaaatatgcttAAAATTGCTGGTCCTGATGTTGATGCCTTAGCTAATTTGATAGAAGAATGTGAAg GACTTGATAAAATCGAACAACTTCAAAATCATGAAAGTGTTGAAATTTACAAAGTTGCATTTGATATCATTGAGAGATACTTCTCagag gaatCAGCTTCACCTACACAACCTCCATCATGCTTTGAATTTAATCCGGCTACTACAAAcactcaatttaaattttag
- the LOC114129290 gene encoding importin subunit alpha-4 isoform X2: MANKNSNSSVLERRRIRSEATVGLRKNKQEQELMKRRNVGEVLNDDIDLEKPLTEHDLRALVEEAGSTIPDVQLKAIQSARKLLSSDRNPPIDELINSEILPILVRCLDEHNNPTLQFEAAWALTNIASGTSLQTQAVVSAGAVPLFLNLLNSTNQTVCEQAVWALGNIIGDGPQLRDYVISLNVVPRLLLFINPAIPITFMRNVTWVIVNLCRNKDPPPAQHVIDELLPALNYLINNKDINILVDTVWAISYLTDGGNDQIQRVIDSGIVPNLIPLLSHKEVKVQTAALRAIGNIVTGTDEQTQIVLDAGALCHFPALLSHSKEKICKEAVWFLSNVTAGNQVQVQAVIDAGLIPKIITHLSKSEFQTQKEAAWAITNLTISGNSQQVECVISAGVVAPLCALLSCQDSQVIQVVLDGLQNMLKIAGPDVDALANLIEECEGLDKIEQLQNHESVEIYKVAFDIIERYFSEESASPTQPPSCFEFNPATTNTQFKF, translated from the exons ATGGCCaacaaaaattcaaactcCAGTGTActt GAGAGGCGAAGAATTAGGAGCGAGGCAACTGTCggattaagaaaaaataaacaagaacAAGAGTTAATGAAACGCAGAAATGTCGGTGAAGTACTgaatg aTGATATAGACTTGGAAAAACCATTAACTGAGCATGATCTACGTGCTTTAGTTGAAGAAGCTGGTAGTACTATTCCTGATGTTCAACTTAAAGCCATACAGTCTGCAAGAAAATTGCTATCGTCTGATCGCAACCCACCAATAGATGAACTTATTAACAGTGAAATACTTCCTATATTGGTTCGTTGTTTAGACGAGCATAATAA tccAACATTACAGTTTGAAGCAGCGTGGGCTCTGACTAATATTGCAAGTGGTACATCTCTTCAAACTCAGGCAGTTGTTTCAGCGGGAGCTGTtccattgtttttaaatttattaaattcaactaATCAGACAGTTTGCGAACAAGCAGTTTGGGcactag gaaATATTATTGGTGATGGTCCACAACTACGTGACTATGTTATAAGTTTGAATGTTGTGCCAAGGTTACTTCTCTTTATCAATCCAGCTATACCGATAACATTTATGCGAAATGTTACTTGGGTTATAGTTAACTTGTGTCGAAATAAAGACCCTCCTCCAGCACAACATGTTATAGATGAACTTCTTCCTGctcttaattatttgattaataataaagatattaat attcTTGTTGACACTGTCTGGGCTATCAGCTATTTGACAGACGGAGGTAATGATCAAATTCAAAGAGTTATTGATAGTGGTATAGTACCTAATCtaataccattattatcaCACAAAGAAGTGAag gtgcAAACCGCAGCTTTGCGTGCAATAGGAAATATTGTTACAGGAACCGATGAACAAACACAAATAGTTCTTGATGCTGGTGCATTATGTCATTTTCCAGCTTTACTTTCacattcaaaagaaaaaatatgcaag gaAGCTGTTTGGTTTCTCTCAAATGTTACTGCTGGAAATCAAGTACAAGTTCAAGCTGTCATAGATGCTGGGCtgataccaaaaataattacacatttatcTAAG aGTGAATTCCAAACACAAAAAGAAGCAGCGTGGGCAATTACTAATTTAACTATCAGTGGAAATAGTCAACAAGTAGAATGTGTTATCAGTGCTGGTGTTGTAGCTCCTCTTTGTGCTCTATTGTCATGTCAAGATAGTCAAGTTATTCAAGTTGTTTTAGacggtttacaaaatatgcttAAAATTGCTGGTCCTGATGTTGATGCCTTAGCTAATTTGATAGAAGAATGTGAAg GACTTGATAAAATCGAACAACTTCAAAATCATGAAAGTGTTGAAATTTACAAAGTTGCATTTGATATCATTGAGAGATACTTCTCagag gaatCAGCTTCACCTACACAACCTCCATCATGCTTTGAATTTAATCCGGCTACTACAAAcactcaatttaaattttag